From the genome of Desulfovibrio aminophilus, one region includes:
- a CDS encoding PAS domain-containing sensor histidine kinase, with amino-acid sequence MDTQGYGRLRRKIMTVTLVFSLVPLFALGFFVHLQFSKTYHEKIIRNLERAVDNRQKALDIFLDERVSQLKSLAYTHSYQQLSDPAQLNAIFNVVQTNSKSYVDMGVIDQNGEHVAYVGPFSLKRVNYKDEPWFHETMLKGQYVSDVFMGFRKFPHFIIAVMRREGDRTWILRATIDSEAFSSLVRGIHTGELGDAYLVNTEGVLQTPSRLAGPVMTKLSMPLPSPATAGNKDGTVIEERPVKDRTMIVGMAWLQRVPWLLVIMEDPKEELSALVRAQSIAAAMVAGGILLIITGAALTARSIINKLIKADREKAALDASLMQSSKMAALGKLAAGVAHEVNNPLTLIRESAGWIKDLLVDEDPEKMLHLEEIDVAANKIEMHVDRAKAVTHRMLGFGRRMEPMQENVSLNLLTDQTLKFLESEALHRNIEIIKRLDESIPNTTTDMAQIQQVILNILDNAIDAVGSNGAITVSTGKAEDGREIYVAIADTGCGIPKEKLNTIFDPFFTTKKVGEGTGLGLAICYGILEKLGGRVEVQSEEGKGSTFTIFLPVV; translated from the coding sequence ATGGATACCCAAGGATACGGGCGCCTGCGCCGCAAGATCATGACCGTAACCCTGGTCTTCTCCCTGGTGCCGCTCTTCGCGCTGGGATTCTTCGTCCATCTGCAGTTCTCCAAGACCTACCACGAGAAGATCATCCGCAACCTGGAGCGGGCGGTGGACAACCGCCAGAAGGCGCTGGACATCTTCCTCGACGAGCGGGTCTCCCAGCTCAAGAGCCTGGCCTACACCCACTCCTACCAGCAGCTCTCCGACCCGGCCCAGCTGAACGCCATCTTCAACGTGGTCCAGACCAATTCCAAGTCCTACGTGGACATGGGCGTCATCGACCAGAACGGCGAGCACGTGGCCTATGTCGGCCCCTTCTCCCTCAAGCGCGTGAACTACAAGGACGAGCCCTGGTTCCACGAAACCATGCTCAAGGGCCAGTACGTCTCGGACGTGTTCATGGGCTTCCGCAAGTTCCCGCACTTCATCATCGCGGTCATGCGCCGCGAGGGCGACCGGACCTGGATCCTGCGGGCCACCATCGACTCCGAGGCCTTCAGCTCCCTGGTCCGGGGCATCCACACCGGCGAACTGGGCGACGCCTACCTGGTCAACACCGAGGGCGTGCTCCAGACCCCGTCCCGGCTGGCCGGGCCGGTGATGACCAAGCTCTCCATGCCCCTGCCCAGCCCGGCCACGGCCGGGAACAAGGACGGCACGGTCATCGAGGAACGGCCGGTCAAGGACCGGACCATGATCGTGGGCATGGCCTGGCTCCAGCGCGTGCCCTGGCTTCTGGTCATCATGGAGGACCCCAAGGAGGAGCTCTCGGCCCTGGTGCGGGCCCAGTCCATCGCGGCCGCCATGGTGGCCGGGGGCATCCTGCTCATCATCACCGGCGCGGCCCTGACCGCCCGCTCGATCATCAACAAGCTCATCAAGGCCGACCGCGAGAAGGCCGCCCTGGACGCCTCGCTCATGCAGTCCAGCAAGATGGCCGCCCTGGGCAAGCTGGCCGCGGGCGTGGCCCACGAGGTGAACAACCCGCTCACCCTCATCCGCGAGAGCGCGGGCTGGATCAAGGATCTGCTCGTGGACGAGGACCCGGAGAAAATGCTCCACCTGGAGGAGATCGACGTCGCGGCCAACAAGATCGAGATGCACGTGGACCGGGCCAAGGCCGTGACCCACCGCATGCTCGGCTTCGGGCGGCGCATGGAGCCCATGCAGGAGAACGTCTCCCTGAACCTGCTCACGGACCAGACCCTGAAGTTCCTGGAGAGCGAGGCCCTGCACCGCAACATCGAGATCATCAAGCGCCTGGACGAGAGCATCCCCAACACCACCACGGACATGGCCCAGATCCAGCAGGTGATCCTGAACATCCTGGACAACGCCATCGACGCCGTGGGCTCGAACGGCGCCATCACCGTGTCCACCGGCAAGGCCGAGGACGGCCGCGAGATATATGTGGCCATCGCGGACACCGGCTGCGGCATTCCCAAGGAAAAGCTGAACACGATCTTCGACCCCTTCTTCACCACCAAGAAGGTGGGCGAGGGCACGGGCCTGGGGCTGGCCATCTGCTACGGCATCCTGGAAAAGCTGGGCGGCCGCGTCGAGGTCCAGAGCGAGGAAGGCAAGGGCTCCACCTTCACGATTTTCTTACCAGTGGTCTGA
- a CDS encoding HDOD domain-containing protein: MSRREEILARVKTVEALPSAIQQAIDLLGDADADMGELARIIEFDPGLTSNVLRLVNSPYFGGLRTITSLREAVVRLGAGQVFQLLIACGVIPCMRAEIKGYGLSPGMLLEHSVVAAVAARTVARELGLTAPDHTFTAALLSNIGKIVLGTFLEVDAGPILEIATRHGLTFEAAEEAVLGISHDEVGAALLEHWHLPEPIVFAVRWRLKPEQAPRRDLALDLVHMGSALALMTGLGVGVDGLNYRPSPVVAERLGLDAAALERILASVVTALDEVRALFTA; the protein is encoded by the coding sequence ATGAGCCGACGCGAGGAGATACTGGCCCGCGTCAAGACCGTGGAGGCCCTGCCTTCGGCCATCCAGCAGGCCATCGACCTGTTGGGGGACGCGGACGCGGACATGGGCGAACTGGCCCGGATCATCGAGTTCGACCCCGGCCTGACCAGCAACGTCCTGCGGCTGGTGAACTCGCCCTACTTCGGCGGCCTGCGGACCATCACCTCCCTGCGCGAGGCCGTGGTCCGGCTCGGCGCGGGCCAGGTCTTCCAACTGCTCATCGCCTGCGGCGTGATCCCCTGCATGCGCGCGGAGATCAAGGGCTACGGTCTGTCCCCGGGCATGCTCCTGGAACACTCCGTGGTCGCGGCCGTGGCCGCGCGGACCGTGGCCCGCGAACTGGGCCTGACCGCGCCGGACCACACCTTCACGGCCGCGCTCCTGTCCAACATCGGCAAGATCGTGCTCGGCACCTTCCTGGAGGTGGACGCGGGCCCCATCCTGGAGATCGCCACGCGCCACGGCCTGACCTTCGAGGCCGCCGAAGAGGCCGTGCTCGGCATCAGCCACGACGAGGTGGGCGCGGCCCTGCTGGAGCACTGGCATCTGCCCGAACCCATCGTCTTCGCGGTGCGCTGGCGGCTGAAGCCCGAACAGGCCCCGCGGCGCGACTTGGCCCTGGACCTCGTGCACATGGGCAGCGCCCTGGCGCTCATGACCGGACTCGGGGTGGGGGTGGACGGCCTCAACTACCGGCCGTCGCCGGTCGTGGCCGAACGCCTGGGCTTGGACGCGGCGGCACTGGAGCGGATTCTGGCCTCGGTGGTCACGGCCCTGGACGAGGTCCGAGCCCTGTTCACCGCCTGA
- a CDS encoding N-acetylmuramoyl-L-alanine amidase: MRLISTSSFLSFLLRGLVPALLLCALVLAAAPVRAATAAEQFSLAYKDFHALAKDSKRAKFRHEWDKVADTFDEILKKNPKSGVAPKCLFYLGRVQEELGDRSGNDKDYAKALDYYAQFVKRYPRHGWADDCLYRSAELRINRLDQTAQGREDLETLLKRHPKGDQAAKARKLLAQTPAPKAAPAAPKAQASASKAPAPAKPAPRPAPAPAAAEPETPAHESPAAIKGRPAGSGRAVLGEVRYTSSDDYTRVILDVSGEVKYRYQLLPPAPEVGRPHRLYVDLAETAVGKGVPPQVKVSDGILRSIRSGQKDPDTTRVVIDFQELQEYKVFPLSDPYRLVIDVYASAKEEKPVRATLKPEPEDEPEPAPAKKSRKGSPIKPLKLKGSKSMANNLIEQLGLTIDTIMIDPGHGGKDGGAVANGLREKDVNLQFAKILGRKLKDQGFNVLYTRTTDIFIPLEKRTAMANARKADIFISIHCNANTDSRVNGLETYTLNLARTEDAVRVAARENAVDAKRISDLQFILTDLMLNSKMKESTDLAKGVQREVVKSVRSNWELRDHGVREAPFYVLMGAKMPAVLVELGYVTNKAEASRLKSDYYLKYLADGIVEGVLAYKHQIERYAMSKF; the protein is encoded by the coding sequence ATGCGCCTGATTTCGACGTCGTCTTTCCTCTCCTTTCTCCTCCGGGGGCTGGTCCCGGCCCTGCTCCTCTGCGCCCTCGTCCTGGCGGCGGCCCCCGTCCGCGCGGCCACGGCCGCCGAGCAGTTCTCCCTGGCCTACAAGGACTTCCACGCCCTGGCCAAGGACTCCAAGCGCGCCAAGTTCCGGCATGAATGGGACAAGGTGGCCGACACCTTCGACGAGATTCTCAAGAAGAATCCCAAGAGCGGCGTGGCCCCCAAGTGCCTGTTCTATCTCGGCCGCGTGCAGGAGGAGCTGGGCGACCGCAGCGGCAACGACAAGGACTACGCCAAGGCCCTGGACTACTACGCCCAGTTCGTCAAACGCTACCCCCGCCACGGCTGGGCCGACGACTGCCTGTACCGCTCGGCCGAACTGCGCATCAATCGCCTGGACCAGACGGCCCAGGGCCGCGAGGACCTGGAAACCCTGCTCAAGCGCCATCCCAAGGGCGACCAGGCGGCCAAGGCCCGCAAGCTCCTGGCCCAGACCCCGGCGCCCAAGGCCGCTCCGGCGGCGCCCAAGGCCCAGGCCTCGGCCTCCAAGGCTCCGGCCCCGGCCAAGCCCGCGCCCCGTCCGGCCCCGGCTCCAGCCGCGGCCGAGCCCGAGACCCCGGCCCACGAGTCCCCGGCCGCCATCAAGGGCCGCCCGGCGGGTTCGGGCCGCGCCGTGCTCGGCGAAGTCCGCTACACGAGCAGCGACGACTACACCCGCGTCATCCTGGACGTCTCCGGGGAGGTCAAGTACCGCTACCAGCTCCTGCCCCCGGCCCCGGAAGTGGGCAGGCCCCACCGGCTCTACGTGGACCTGGCCGAGACCGCCGTGGGCAAGGGCGTGCCGCCGCAGGTCAAGGTGTCCGACGGCATCCTGCGCAGCATCCGCAGCGGCCAGAAGGACCCGGACACCACCCGGGTGGTCATCGATTTCCAGGAACTTCAGGAATACAAGGTCTTTCCGCTCTCCGACCCCTACCGCCTGGTGATCGACGTCTACGCCTCGGCCAAGGAGGAGAAGCCCGTCCGCGCGACGCTCAAGCCCGAGCCCGAGGACGAGCCCGAACCGGCCCCGGCGAAGAAATCCCGCAAGGGCAGCCCGATCAAGCCGCTCAAGCTCAAGGGCAGCAAGAGCATGGCCAACAACCTGATCGAGCAGCTGGGCTTGACCATCGACACGATCATGATCGATCCGGGCCACGGCGGAAAGGACGGCGGCGCGGTGGCCAACGGCCTGCGCGAGAAGGACGTCAATCTCCAGTTCGCCAAGATCCTGGGCCGCAAGCTCAAGGACCAGGGCTTCAACGTCCTCTACACCCGCACCACGGACATCTTCATTCCCCTGGAGAAGCGCACGGCCATGGCCAACGCCCGCAAGGCCGACATCTTCATCTCCATCCACTGCAACGCCAACACCGACAGCCGGGTGAACGGGCTGGAGACCTACACCCTGAACCTGGCCCGCACCGAGGACGCCGTGCGCGTGGCCGCCCGCGAGAACGCGGTGGACGCCAAGCGCATCAGCGACCTCCAGTTCATCCTCACCGACCTCATGCTCAACTCCAAGATGAAGGAGAGCACGGACCTGGCCAAGGGCGTGCAGCGCGAGGTGGTCAAGTCCGTGCGCTCCAATTGGGAGCTGCGCGACCACGGCGTGCGCGAGGCCCCGTTCTACGTGCTCATGGGCGCGAAGATGCCCGCCGTGCTCGTGGAGCTGGGCTACGTCACCAACAAGGCCGAGGCTTCCCGCCTCAAGTCCGACTACTACCTGAAGTATCTCGCCGACGGCATCGTCGAGGGCGTGCTGGCCTACAAGCACCAGATCGAACGCTACGCCATGAGCAAATTCTAG
- a CDS encoding DNA-binding response regulator has protein sequence MRDTQAAARARILVVDDDPVFRVYFAGILEDMGHEALEAADGEEGLRRFRESAPDMVLLDLRMPRLDGLAVLDAMAAEAPGTPVVVVSATTEIRNAVGALRRGAWDYVVKPIQDPDLLRHVLDKALAHARVLRENWRYHERLAEEVRVKTLELTEANERLAQEKAQVEGMNVTLRNVLGAVEREKRAIVEELGADIESRVLPVAERMARESSPELRASFLAVLRDELSRLCGEGGGPVPALFGLTPTELEVCRYLELGRGSKEIADLLNCSMETVQTHRKNIRAKLGIKGEKVNLSAFLRTRTLAR, from the coding sequence ATGAGGGACACGCAGGCGGCGGCCCGGGCGCGCATCCTGGTCGTGGACGACGACCCCGTCTTCCGCGTCTACTTCGCGGGCATCCTCGAGGACATGGGCCACGAGGCCCTGGAGGCGGCCGACGGCGAGGAGGGCTTGCGGCGTTTCCGCGAGTCCGCGCCGGACATGGTCCTGCTCGACCTGCGCATGCCCCGGCTGGACGGCCTGGCCGTGCTCGACGCCATGGCCGCCGAGGCCCCGGGCACGCCCGTGGTGGTGGTCTCGGCCACCACCGAGATCCGCAACGCCGTGGGCGCGCTGCGGCGCGGGGCCTGGGACTACGTGGTCAAGCCCATCCAGGACCCGGACCTGCTGCGCCACGTGTTGGACAAGGCCCTGGCCCACGCCCGGGTGCTGCGCGAGAACTGGCGCTACCACGAGCGCCTGGCCGAGGAGGTCCGGGTCAAGACCCTTGAGCTCACCGAGGCCAACGAGCGCCTGGCCCAGGAAAAGGCCCAGGTGGAGGGCATGAACGTCACCCTGCGCAACGTGCTCGGCGCGGTGGAGCGGGAGAAGCGGGCCATCGTGGAGGAGCTGGGCGCGGACATCGAGAGCCGCGTCCTGCCCGTGGCCGAGCGCATGGCCCGGGAGTCCTCTCCCGAACTCCGGGCAAGCTTTCTGGCCGTGCTGCGGGACGAGCTGTCCCGGCTCTGCGGGGAGGGCGGCGGCCCGGTTCCGGCCCTGTTCGGCCTGACCCCCACGGAGCTGGAGGTCTGCCGCTACCTGGAGCTGGGCAGGGGGAGCAAGGAGATCGCCGACCTTCTGAACTGCTCCATGGAGACCGTGCAGACCCACCGCAAGAACATCCGGGCCAAGCTCGGGATCAAGGGCGAGAAGGTCAACCTGAGCGCGTTTCTGCGCACCCGGACCCTGGCCCGCTGA
- a CDS encoding phage regulatory CII family protein yields the protein MKGEIVRLAQQAVLEGGRSAREVAEAIGKPYSTLLRELNPFDIQAKLGAETLLEIMRVTRNVDPLRTMAKALGFELVGVCLPARGARNRRRDGSRAPGRALPPG from the coding sequence ATGAAAGGCGAGATCGTCAGGTTGGCGCAGCAGGCCGTGCTGGAGGGGGGAAGATCGGCCCGGGAGGTGGCCGAGGCCATCGGCAAGCCGTATTCCACGCTGCTTCGGGAGCTCAATCCCTTCGACATCCAAGCCAAGCTCGGCGCGGAGACCCTGCTGGAGATCATGCGGGTGACGCGCAACGTGGACCCCTTGCGGACCATGGCCAAGGCCCTGGGCTTCGAGCTGGTGGGCGTCTGTCTGCCCGCGCGCGGGGCCCGGAACCGCCGCCGGGATGGAAGCCGAGCGCCGGGGCGCGCCCTGCCGCCCGGCTGA
- a CDS encoding sigma-54 dependent transcriptional regulator has translation MARILIADRDEQWRAELAETLREAGHDADHAGDAETALALARAQARDAVCLNLALSGGNDLLARLRTLPDPPEVIALAPGNDPAVQEEALRNGAWECLDAPCPPESALASLLRALRSRALRADHEPRILQREEIIGESPRLRASLDRLAQAASCEVDVLITGETGTGKELFARAIHENSRRRQEPFVVVDCTALPATLAESILFGHARGAFTGADTARDGLVREAHGGTLFLDEVGELPLDMQAKFLRVLQERRFRPVGSTREVESRFRLVAATNRDIAAMAEERAFRPDLMFRLRAFVIALPPLRERKDDIKDLVHHYLARTGGRFQGGIKGLSPDFVQALWRHHWPGNVRELFQVLETSLVSAQAEPILYPQHLPVELRVKLVRDASHPAPPPPGDGREGMPMPGLQPWREYRDKALDVIERLYFRDLAAHCRGDMLLACRLSGLKPARLYQLMRKHGAGRSGRGE, from the coding sequence ATGGCGCGGATTCTCATCGCGGACAGGGACGAACAGTGGCGGGCCGAATTGGCCGAGACCCTGCGCGAGGCCGGGCATGACGCGGACCATGCCGGGGACGCCGAGACCGCCCTGGCCCTGGCGCGCGCCCAGGCCCGCGACGCCGTCTGCCTGAACCTGGCCCTGTCCGGAGGGAACGACCTGCTGGCCCGTTTGCGGACCCTCCCGGACCCGCCGGAGGTCATCGCCCTGGCCCCGGGGAACGACCCGGCCGTCCAGGAGGAGGCCCTGCGCAACGGGGCCTGGGAGTGCCTGGACGCCCCCTGCCCGCCGGAATCCGCCCTGGCCTCGCTGCTCCGCGCCCTGCGCTCGCGGGCCCTGCGCGCGGACCACGAACCGCGCATCCTCCAACGCGAGGAGATCATCGGCGAGAGCCCCCGCCTGCGCGCCAGCCTGGACCGCCTGGCCCAGGCCGCTTCCTGCGAGGTGGACGTGCTCATCACCGGCGAGACCGGCACGGGCAAGGAACTCTTCGCCCGGGCCATCCACGAGAACAGCCGACGACGCCAGGAACCATTCGTGGTCGTGGACTGCACGGCCCTGCCCGCCACCCTGGCCGAGAGCATCCTCTTCGGCCACGCCCGGGGGGCCTTCACCGGCGCGGACACGGCCCGCGACGGCCTGGTGCGCGAGGCCCACGGCGGCACCCTCTTCCTGGACGAGGTCGGCGAGTTGCCCCTGGACATGCAGGCCAAGTTCCTGCGCGTGCTCCAGGAGCGCCGCTTCCGGCCCGTGGGCTCCACCCGCGAGGTGGAGAGCCGCTTCCGCCTCGTGGCGGCCACCAACCGGGACATCGCGGCCATGGCCGAGGAGCGGGCCTTCCGGCCGGACCTCATGTTTCGGCTGCGGGCCTTCGTCATCGCCCTGCCGCCCCTGCGGGAGCGCAAGGACGACATCAAGGACCTGGTGCACCACTATCTGGCCCGCACGGGCGGCCGCTTTCAGGGCGGCATCAAGGGCCTCTCCCCGGACTTCGTGCAGGCCCTCTGGCGGCACCACTGGCCCGGCAACGTCCGCGAACTCTTCCAGGTCCTGGAGACGAGCCTGGTCTCGGCCCAGGCCGAACCCATCCTCTACCCCCAGCATCTGCCCGTGGAGCTGCGGGTGAAGCTCGTCCGCGACGCCTCCCACCCCGCCCCGCCCCCGCCGGGCGACGGCCGGGAGGGCATGCCCATGCCCGGGCTGCAGCCCTGGCGGGAATACCGGGACAAGGCCCTGGACGTCATCGAGCGGCTCTACTTCCGCGATCTGGCCGCCCACTGCCGGGGCGACATGCTCCTCGCCTGCCGGCTTTCGGGGCTCAAGCCCGCGCGGCTCTATCAGCTCATGCGCAAGCACGGGGCCGGGCGTTCCGGCCGGGGTGAGTGA
- a CDS encoding response regulator: MSPDHPLTVLVVEDNPVNREVVVCFLADLGHAARTAANGVEALAALAENPCDIVLMDLEMPVMDGFETTRRIRLGEAGETVRGVPIVAVTAHSLPEFRRRCQETGMDAFTAKPVRLETLMETIQGLCPDFFERPVLDERRGLINLNGKRELFERICATFLDDIPPRRLALIQGRDAGDNEALAHQAHSLKGSAGLVGALGLQEAARALEACARDGGEVGRCLDGLLLSLDSLERALRSRREGPLSGPGSGCAETRSG; this comes from the coding sequence ATGAGCCCAGATCATCCCCTGACCGTCCTGGTGGTGGAGGACAACCCCGTGAACCGGGAGGTGGTGGTCTGCTTCCTCGCGGACCTGGGCCACGCCGCGCGCACCGCCGCCAACGGCGTGGAGGCCCTGGCCGCCCTGGCCGAGAACCCCTGCGACATCGTGCTCATGGACCTGGAGATGCCGGTCATGGACGGCTTCGAAACCACCCGGCGCATCCGCCTCGGCGAGGCCGGGGAGACCGTGCGGGGCGTGCCCATCGTGGCCGTCACGGCCCACTCCCTGCCCGAGTTCCGACGCCGCTGCCAGGAGACCGGCATGGACGCCTTCACGGCCAAGCCCGTGCGGCTGGAGACCCTGATGGAGACGATCCAGGGCCTCTGCCCGGACTTCTTCGAGCGGCCGGTGCTGGACGAGCGCCGGGGGCTGATCAACCTGAACGGCAAGCGGGAGCTGTTCGAACGCATCTGCGCCACGTTCCTGGACGACATCCCGCCCCGTCGGCTGGCCCTGATCCAAGGCCGCGACGCCGGAGACAACGAGGCCCTGGCGCATCAGGCCCACTCCCTCAAGGGCTCGGCCGGGCTGGTGGGGGCGCTGGGGTTGCAGGAGGCGGCGCGGGCCCTGGAAGCCTGCGCCCGGGACGGCGGCGAGGTGGGCCGCTGCCTGGACGGCCTGCTCCTCTCCCTGGATTCGCTGGAGCGCGCGCTGCGTTCGCGCCGGGAAGGGCCGCTCAGCGGGCCAGGGTCCGGGTGCGCAGAAACGCGCTCAGGTTGA
- a CDS encoding chemotaxis protein CheD, with translation MQQVIVVNISDMKVSRKHGDVLTTYSLGSCVGVAAWDPKALVGGLIHCLLPLSTSSPERARENPYMFVNTGVGTMLKTLFRMGATRETVVIKAAGGANMRGDDLFHTGARNTEVLRELLTRHGFTLAAGEFGGSIPRGLTLCTDTGRVTVKTFGKEHDL, from the coding sequence ATGCAGCAGGTCATCGTGGTCAACATCTCGGACATGAAGGTCTCCAGGAAGCACGGGGACGTTCTCACGACCTACTCCCTGGGCTCGTGCGTGGGCGTGGCCGCCTGGGACCCCAAGGCCCTGGTGGGCGGGCTCATCCACTGCCTCCTGCCGCTGTCCACCTCCTCGCCCGAGCGGGCCAGGGAAAACCCCTACATGTTCGTGAACACCGGCGTGGGAACCATGCTCAAGACCCTGTTCCGCATGGGCGCCACCCGTGAAACCGTCGTGATCAAGGCCGCCGGCGGGGCCAATATGCGCGGCGACGACCTCTTCCACACCGGCGCCCGCAACACCGAGGTGCTGCGGGAGCTGCTCACCCGCCACGGCTTCACCCTGGCCGCCGGCGAATTCGGCGGCTCCATCCCGCGCGGCCTGACCCTGTGCACCGACACGGGCCGGGTGACGGTCAAGACTTTCGGCAAGGAGCACGACCTATGA
- a CDS encoding patatin-like phospholipase family protein codes for MDFGLALGAGGARGLAHAGLLRGLSRAGARPGRVAGSSIGALVGAVFCGGDLEGFCRWAASLSRLEALRLADPVFPRAGLLEGGRLMEALGGFLRVRRLEDCSPSLAVVAVRARDGAPLVLTRGPLLDAVRASIAVPGVLTPGLWDGQPMLDGALAEPLPVGPCRRLGPGAVVAVDVSRDLLEPQEERGGDASPLAGFLKDNAARLLSSLGPRLGGGGVVAAELLGRWLEEDAADPLPNIVETIIGALGIAQRTIKAERLRAEPPEHVLAPAVGHIRFLDFHRGAEALEAGERAALDLLNVLPR; via the coding sequence ATGGACTTCGGATTGGCCCTGGGCGCGGGCGGCGCGCGGGGGCTGGCCCACGCGGGACTGCTGCGCGGGCTGTCCCGGGCCGGGGCGCGGCCGGGCCGCGTGGCCGGATCGAGCATCGGGGCCCTGGTGGGCGCGGTGTTCTGCGGCGGCGACCTGGAGGGGTTCTGCCGTTGGGCCGCGAGCCTGTCCCGGCTGGAGGCCCTGCGTCTGGCCGATCCGGTCTTTCCCCGCGCCGGGCTTCTGGAGGGCGGCCGGCTCATGGAGGCCCTGGGCGGATTCCTGCGCGTCCGGCGGCTGGAGGACTGTTCCCCGTCCCTGGCCGTGGTGGCCGTGCGCGCCCGCGACGGCGCGCCACTGGTCCTGACCCGGGGGCCGCTCCTGGACGCCGTGCGGGCTTCCATCGCGGTGCCGGGCGTGCTCACCCCGGGGCTCTGGGACGGGCAGCCCATGCTCGACGGCGCGCTGGCCGAGCCCCTGCCCGTTGGACCGTGCCGCCGCCTGGGGCCCGGGGCCGTGGTGGCCGTGGACGTGAGCCGCGACCTGCTGGAGCCCCAGGAGGAGCGCGGCGGGGACGCCTCGCCCCTGGCCGGTTTTCTCAAGGACAACGCCGCGCGCCTGCTGTCGAGCCTGGGGCCGCGCCTGGGCGGCGGCGGGGTCGTGGCCGCCGAGCTGCTGGGCCGCTGGCTGGAGGAGGACGCGGCCGACCCGTTGCCGAACATCGTGGAGACCATCATCGGGGCCCTGGGCATCGCCCAACGGACGATCAAGGCCGAGCGGCTGCGCGCCGAGCCGCCGGAACACGTCTTGGCCCCGGCCGTGGGCCACATCCGCTTCCTGGATTTTCATCGCGGGGCCGAGGCCCTGGAGGCCGGGGAGCGGGCCGCGCTGGACCTGCTGAACGTCCTGCCCCGCTAG